Below is a window of Synechococcus sp. RSCCF101 DNA.
GATGGAGTGGCGATGTGTGTGGCCCTTGGCACGGTGATCGTGGCGGTGCACCAGTTCGCCCAGTGGGACGCCTGGTGTGTGATTTCCACTGCTCGTCGCCTGAAGGATGGGGGGCGGATCCATCGCAGAAGATCTTTGATCCTCACCGATGACTTGCAGCCCAGGCTGATCGTCGGTGGGCTCCGCACTGTCTTCTGAAGACGGAATGCCGACCTCCGGCATCATCCCAATCGATTGCAGGTCGTCACGCTCAGCCTGCGAGACGGGATCGCCCCGACTGACAGCCGCGAGAAGCGTCTCATTCATGACGTGGTCTGTGGCATACCCAGTGATGGGGTCAAAGAACGTTGAGGCCATGGTTGTGCTCCAAAAGTGGTGGTGCTGTTTCCCCAGGGCCGGAGTGCAGCAAGCTGCTCGTGATGAGATTCAGTCCTGCTGGTCCTGTCCTGTGCATTCATGCTCTCCCTGCGCCAGGAGAGGTACATCCTTCATCTGAAGGATCTGTGGACAGAACCCTCCATATGAAGGGGTGATGATCCTCGCTGCACCGGCACCTGCTCTCCCAGGGCCATCACGTCAGCCTGTGATGGGTTGCATCTAATGTCTGAAACCAATCAAGACACATCGAAGATCTGCACAACCACGACTAAAGTCACAGTTCAGTTGCAATTCATCGTCATAGGTTCCCGCCGTTTCCGACGTGCTGATCTCAGGCGTTGACCTCGCCGACCGGCGACGGCGGCAGCCTGTGCCCGCCGGGCACAGCACTCCGCTGAGACCTGCGCTGGTTGATCCAGGCCCCACTGGACGTTGCCCAGCACGCTCAACGCGTTGCTGCCCCTCGGTTGGTTTCGTTGCCGTGGTCATCGCCTACCCGCCCACCTGCTGCAGCAGCGCAATCTCTGCTGCTGATGGTGATGACAGTCCGGGCCGGACCAGAGGACACGACCCCTGCGGGGTTCCATGGCCTGGTAGTAGTGCTGGACCGCGGAGGCCAGCCCCCAGTGCGGGCCCTCGGAATCAGACGGATGAGGTCCTCGGGCGGCTCCGAGCGGAGGCGCAGGGGCCACAGGCGGAGATCACTCCCGAGCATCAGGGGGCGGCCAGGGTGGCGGAGCGAATCCTGGCGGAGCGCACGCGGAGTTGACCTCAGGCCAGCCTCAGAGGTCCTCGTCCTGATGGGCCCTCCCTCAACAGGCACAGCATCTGAGGGAGCATCCGACACAGCATTCGATGTGACAGGCAGAGACCTCCGGTGGTGAAGGAGGCCGACAGCCGCTGACGTAGGAAATGTGCAGCGGCATGGATCGGCGGCCCTGGCTGGGCTGGGATCCGGGTTCCCAGGACATCGTGCGCGAGGGGTGCGCTGGGCTGTCACGCCCTCATGCTCACCGCTGCTGCTGCTGGCCCTGCTCCAACACCGCCACCACCGCGTCAGCGCTGAGCATCTTCACCAGGCCCGTGTCCACGTCCGCGACCTGGAAGTAGTTGTTCTCCGGTCCACGGGCGCCGCCTTCGGCATGGATCACCAGACCGATCCATTCGGCAGTGAAGGGCTCCGGGTCGTCGATCAGCACGGTGTCCCCGACCTGCACCTGGAGAAACGCCGTCGGGTCGGCCTGCCTGAGCGCATCGGTCGGTAACGGCACCAGCGGATCACGGGAAGCTGCATCCTGCCGCCAGACCGCAGTGCGCTCGGCATCCAAGAAGACTGACAGCCGGTATTCGTAATGCCCGGAAAGCCGGGTCACACGGCACTGGGTCGGGTCGCTGGTTGGGTGGCCCGGCCTTTCTGTCGCGCAGCACAGGCACGTGCTCCTGCTGGTCTGGACAACCCCGCCCGACGGCGGGAGTCCAATCACCCCTAGGTCACCCCCCAATGAGAAAGCCCCCAGGCGCGAAGCCCGGGGGCGTGTGTGGTCCGATGTCTGATGGGGTAGATCAGACGATCACGACCGACTGCTCCGCTACGAGCTGATCAGCAGACACTCCGACGAAGGTGGTTGTGCCGAAGTCGGTCACCAGCTGGGCGTCGGAGCCGGACTGGACGATGGCGTAGCTGGTGTCGGCGGTGATGTGGAACAGGTCGCCGTGCTCAAACGAGAAGCCCTTGACCAGGTCGTTGCCTGCGGACCAGTGGAAGGTGTCCGCCGCATCAGTGCCCATGAGGATGTCGTTGCCATCGGTGCCGGTGATGGGATCACCGGGCAGCGGATCGGTGCCGGGGAGTTCGGGATCGATCGGCGGATCGACGGGCACATCAAAGGTGAGGTCGGCATCGAGGCTGTTGCCATCGGCATCGATGACGCGGATGCCGGTGATGGGGTCGAAGGAGCTGGTCTCCTGGTCGTTGAGCGTGGCCACCAGGTCGCCGCCGCTGGAGGTGATGGTGCGGTCGCCGTTGCGATCGATCTCGGAGATGAGGAAGGCTGGCTGGCTGCCGGAGAAGCTGTAGGCGTCGGCGAGGATCTCGACGCTGTCCTCCCCGCTGGCGTCCTCGATGGTGTTGCTGCCGCCGCTGAGCACGAAGGTGTCGGCACCACCGCGGCCGGCGAGGATGTCGTCTCCCTCGCCGCTGGTGAGGATGTTGTCGTTGTCATCACCGCGGATCACATCATCGAACATGCTGCCGGTGATGTTCTCGATGTCGAACAGCTGGTCGGTGAAGGCCTGGGCATTGGTGATGTCGGCCACGGTGCCGTGGTCGACGGTGAAGTAGGTGCCCGAGTTGCCGTTGCCCCAGCTGACGGTGGTGGTGTCGGCCATGTCGACCGTGATCCCGAAGGCGCGGCGGTTGCCGGCGAGGTCGGTGTTGTAGAAGGCGGTGTCGTTGCCGTCACCGCCGTGGAGCTGGTTGTTGCCGCCCCCGCCCATGAGGATGTCGTCCCCTCCGAAGCCATAGAGGCTCACGTCGTGATTGAGGGGTGATTCCGGCCGCCAGGACTCGGTGGAGAAGCCGGCAATCAGCTCGGCGCCGTTGGTGCCGGTGAGGTGATTGATGTTGACCAGCCCGCCCATCTCCAGCAGGGGAGCCCCCACCGCCCCAAAGGACGCCATCTGGTTGTGGCCGAGCCAGCCCAGGTCGGTGGAGACGGCATTGTCCAGCTGGGCGCCGGTGGCCACCGAATCGTTGGCGCCATCGAGGTAGAGGTAGCTGCGCTGGATGGAGTTGAGCAGGGCCTCGCTCAGGTCACGGTCGCTGAGGGAGCCGTAGGCATTGCCGAGCTGCTCCTTGACCTCATCGAGGTTGAGGGTCACATCGAGGAGGGGTGTGGCGATGTTGCGCTGGCTGACGAAGAATCCATAACCCTGCTGGGGATCCTTGGCCTCGAAGCTGAGGCGTGTGTCGTTCTCGGGCACCAGATCAACGATCAGCACGTCCTCGAGGGGGTTGAAATCGGTGATGATCTGCGACTTCTCCGGTGCGGGGATGTCGATGGTCAGCGACGGCGGGGTCCATCCTGATCCTCCATACGTTGGTGTCGTGTAGCCGGAGATCTTCTTGGCGGAGAACCCCACGAAATCAACCAGATCGCCGATCACAGGGACATACGAACCGATCTGCAGGCCCCAGTCTCTGGTTTCTTCTGTCCAGTCTGTTGCCTCGTGATAGGAGCGGAACCCTCCCGGGTCGAACTCGTAGCTCAGCATCTGCTGAGCGAACGTGCTGACGATGAACGTGTCGGACCCTGCACCACCGGTCAACACGTTCTGGTCAAAGATGAACTCATCGTCCTCGTCGGACCAGGTGTACTTGCCGGTTCCTTCCACCCAGATCACATCATTCCCATCGCCGCCATTGACGGTGTCACTGCCGTAGCCGGTCATGATCAGATCATCACCCCCTCCTCCCAGCATCAGATCAGGGGTGGCCCCCATGTTGTGGTCGTAGCTGAACAGGGTTTCGGGTGTGGCCTCATTCCAGTTCCTGAAGCCTGCCCAGTTCATCAGAATGTCATCACCCCCTCCTCCTTCCAGGGTGACGCCACCCCAGCCGCCGCTGCCCATGTGCTGCGAGATGAGGATGGCATCGTGATCGCCATCAACCCAGGTGTGCTGGTCCCTGCGAACAGAGATCACCATGGTTGGGTCGTCAGACACAGCGTTGTCATCGACAATTCGCAGTTTCTGGCCCACGTCCACATTTGCATACTTCCCTCCCGCTGGAACCGCATCGCTGAAATCTGCACCGGACGCATTCAGGTCCGAATTGTTGAGTGGTTCCAAGGGTTGGTGGAGCCCTGGCTGCTCCGGACCTGGTGCTGTAGGCGATCCTGGCGGAGTGCTCTCATCAGTCGGGATGTCTTCCGTCTCGACGATTCCTGCTGCGCCGGTCAGGGCGTCGATGACGACTGGACCAAGGCCCAGTACAGGGTTGCTGGTCTCCAATGCGTGCTGGCTGCTGTACTGCGTGATGGGGTCAATGACTGTGTTGGCCATGGTTGTGCTCCAGAGATGATGGTGCTGATGAACCAGGGCCGGAATGAAGCAGGCCTGCCGTGTTGCGCGTCGGGTCTGCTGCTCCTGTCCTGTGATGTCATGCTCTCCCCGCGCGATGGGTTGTTCATCCTTCATCTGAAGGATTCCGGGGCAGAACCCTTCAAATGAAGGGGTGGTGCATTTCTTTCCAGCGCAATGGCCACTTTGGAGTGGAGGCGTGGCGTGGAGTTCTGTCGCTGATCACACAAAGCGACGCGATGATCACCCTGGAAACCACACAGATCCGACTTGGGTCATCGTCCAGTTGCATTTCATCGTCATGGGCTCCTGCCGTGTCAGATGCGCCGCTCTCAGGTGTTGTTCCTGGTGACCGTGCCGGCGGCAGCCTCTGCCTCGCGGGCTCAGCAGTCCGCGGAGACCTGCACTGGTTCATCCACAGGTCCCGCTGGACGCGCCCAGCACTCTCAACCCGTCTCTGTCGCCCGCCTGGTTTCGGTGCCGTGGTCATCAGCGACCCGCTCACCTGTTGCATCAGCACCATCCCCGTGTCAGCCGACAGGAGGAAAGTCACCAGATCCGACACGAAAAGGTCCTCACTCGGAACCGGTGACTCCGCCATCCATCCCTGCCCCCAGGCTCACGCCAGCCGAACGGATGCCTGGTTCGGCGGCCCCCATCACTGCTGCTGCCAGGAGCACTACAGCCAGGGCAGACCGCCGAGGCGAGGGCGCGATGGAAACACCCCAGGAGGTGGAGCGGATGCTGCAGCTCCATGCCCGCGGCCTCAGCCAGCGAACGATCGCCCATGAACTGGGCTGCTGTCCGCGGACCGTTCGCCGCTATCTGCGCCAGGGCGGCTGGCAGCCCTACGGCCAGCCCCGGCGCAGCCGGCGCCTCGATGAGCAGATCGCCTGGCTGCGCGAGCAGTTTGAGCAGCATCGCGGCAATGCCGAGGTGCTCCGCCAGGAACTGCTGCGGCAGAAGGGCATTGATGTGTCCCAGCGCACGGTGGAACGGGCCGTGGCGGCCTGGCGCCGCGAGCTGCGGATCCGTCAGCTGGCCACCGTGCGCTACGAGACGCCACCCGGCCGGCAGCTCCAGGCCGACTTTGGCCAGTGCGCCGTGAGCATTGGTGGGGAGCGCCGTCGGGTGCACCTGTGCGTGCTCACGCTCGGCTACTCGCGCCGTCTGGTGGTGCGGCCGTACGGCCATGAGCGGCAGGCGAACTGGCTGCAGGCGATGGAGGAGGCCTTCCGACACTGGGGCGGCATTCCCGAGCAGGTGCTGGTGGACAACGCCCGCGCCCTGGTCCGCCGGCACGATCCCGCCAGCGGTGAGCTGGTGTTTCATCCCACCTTCCTCGCCTTTGCCGAGCACTGGGGGTTCACGCCCCGTGCCTGCCGCCCCTACCGGCCTCGCACCAAGGGCAAGGACGAGCGAGGGGTGCGCTACGTCAAGGGCAGCGGTCTGGCCGGACACACCTTCCGCAGCTGGGGTGCCATGGAGGCCCGTCTGGCCTGGTGGATGCGCGAGGTGGCGGATGTCCGTCGTCACGGCACCACCGGAGAACGGCCCCTGGAGCGGTTCCAGCGGGACGAGGCCAGTGCCCTGAGGCCGCTGTGCGGCAAGCCCTCGTTCCTGGCTGAGCGGGAACAGAAGCGAGTGGTGGCCAAGGACTGCTGCATTCAGCTGGAGGGGAACTGGTATTCCGCTCCCCAGCAGCTGATCGGCCAGCGGATCACGGCGCAGGTCCGCCATCAGACGGTGCGATTGCTGCACCGGGGCCGGATCGTGGCGGAGCACCCACTCCAGAGCGCGAACCACCGCTGCCGTCAGGTGATCAGAAGCCACTGGCAGGGCCTGCTGCCGGCCGAGCAGCTGCAGCAGGCACGCGCTTCCCTGCAGCCAGCCATCCCCGACAGGTGTCAGGCGACACCCGCTGTTGGTCCTCCGGCGACACGAGCGGTGCGCACCTCCAGCCTGGCCCGATCCCTGAGCGACTACGCCGCCGTGCTGACGGAGGTGGAGGCATGAACCGCAGCCGCACCACCACCGCACCGCTGGAGAGACCGGCGGAACTGGCCGCCCTGGTGGCTGACCTGGAGGCGATGCTCACCCGCCTGCGGCTCACCGCCATCCGCGACCGCCTCGACAACCTGCGGGAGGCCCTGGCCTGGCTGTGTGGTGCCGAGGTGAGCCGCAAGGACCAGAGCCGGTTCGAGATGGCCATGCGCCTGGCCCGTTTCCCATGCGTCCGGACGCTGGGGGGATTCGAATTCGAGGCCCAGCCCTCGATCGATCCCGCCCAGATCCGGGAGCTGGCCACCTGCCGCTGGATCGCCAACGGCGACAACCTGGTCCTGCTCGGCCCACCCGGGGTGGGGAAGACCCCTCTGGAGGTGGCGCTGGGACGGGAGGCGATCCGTCTGGGCCACAGCGTGCTGTTCTGTTCCGCCGCCGAGCTGATCGGCAGCCTGGCGCGGGCCCAGCAGCAGGGCGAACTGGCGCGGCAGCTCACGTACTACGGCAAGCCGAGGCTGCTGATCATCGACGAGCTGGGCTATCTGCCCCTGGAGCACGACGCCGCTTACCTGTTCTTCCAGCTGATCTCCCGCCGCTATGAGCAGGGCAGCGTGCTGATCAGCTCCAATCGGGCGGTCACGGAGTGGGGAGAGGTGTTCGGTGATCAGGTGGTCGCCACCGCGATCCTCGATCGCTTGCTGCACCACAGCCATGTGCTGACGATCCGGGGCGACAGCTACCGGCTCAGGGAAAAGCGCCGATCGGGCCTGATCCGCTCACCGCAGGCCACCGCCCCCAGCTCCGGAGCCAACAGCAGTGCTTCCCCATCCCCAGAAGAGAAGTCCTGAGGGCGGAACCGTCACCCCACCTGGGGCAACCGACTCTCAGGACCAGTCACCAGTCACCAGCCAACGACCAACACCGATGAGCACAACGAACGACCGCTGCACAGCAGCCATCAGCACCAAGCAGACAACAGACCATCAGCCCACGGAAGGGTCGCTGACCGCCGCATCCAGTGAGGACTTTTTCGTGTCGGCAGTGAGGACTTTCCGCATGTCGGTTGACACCCCGCACCCGGCTGATCCATAGCCCTCGGCGCCGGGGTGGCCCTGGTGCTCCTGCTGGAACCACCGTTCCTGCGCGGTGTGCGCCGCACCTCCCCGCTGGGCATCCATGTGGAGGTGCTGCTCACCACGCGCACGGGCGAGCAATGGGCGGCGGAACGGGAGCTGCAGCGGCGCTTGCTTCAGCGCCTGGGCGAAGCCGGCGTGGCGATGGCCGATGGCCTGGAGCTTCAGGCTGTGGTTGCTCGAGGGAGCGTTGGGCCAGGGCCCTGATCGCTGAGGTCCAAGCGGTGTGACCCCTCAGGTCATGCTGAGAGTGACTGAGCTGTCGTGTCTCAACCGGTCGTCAGCAGCTGGTTTCCTTGAGCCAGTTCTGGGGTTGAACCCAGCCAAGGCCGACGTGCGTGATCCGCGACCCCAGACTCTGGTCAGAGGCGTGGATCCGGTGCCTGCTTATTGCTGAGAATGCTCGTTGAGAGCGGTGCCTCGTCTCAGGCGAAAGAAGGGACAGATCCAGAAAGCCAGGCCACCTCAGAGGAATGTTTGGCTGGACCGAACTGGTTTCCCACAACCCACGAAGAGTAGTATCAGCTCGTCTTCCTGCTGGGATCAAGGCGTTCGCCATCGACCAGGTGGCACCACAATTCAACAAAGCAATCATGATCAAGCATGCCCTGTCATTTGCAGCAACTGCGGCTTTGCTGTCAAGCAGCGCATTGGCAGGGCCAATAGCGGTGACAGAAGAGAACTTCCCGCAAGCTTATACGAACAAGCGATTTGCAACAATTATCAAGAAGGCAGGTGGTCTCAACAGATTTTTAACAATGCCAGTGCCAAGCAGTAACCCTTCTGAG
It encodes the following:
- a CDS encoding DUF3104 domain-containing protein → MTRLSGHYEYRLSVFLDAERTAVWRQDAASRDPLVPLPTDALRQADPTAFLQVQVGDTVLIDDPEPFTAEWIGLVIHAEGGARGPENNYFQVADVDTGLVKMLSADAVVAVLEQGQQQQR
- the istA gene encoding IS21 family transposase; this translates as METPQEVERMLQLHARGLSQRTIAHELGCCPRTVRRYLRQGGWQPYGQPRRSRRLDEQIAWLREQFEQHRGNAEVLRQELLRQKGIDVSQRTVERAVAAWRRELRIRQLATVRYETPPGRQLQADFGQCAVSIGGERRRVHLCVLTLGYSRRLVVRPYGHERQANWLQAMEEAFRHWGGIPEQVLVDNARALVRRHDPASGELVFHPTFLAFAEHWGFTPRACRPYRPRTKGKDERGVRYVKGSGLAGHTFRSWGAMEARLAWWMREVADVRRHGTTGERPLERFQRDEASALRPLCGKPSFLAEREQKRVVAKDCCIQLEGNWYSAPQQLIGQRITAQVRHQTVRLLHRGRIVAEHPLQSANHRCRQVIRSHWQGLLPAEQLQQARASLQPAIPDRCQATPAVGPPATRAVRTSSLARSLSDYAAVLTEVEA
- the istB gene encoding IS21-like element helper ATPase IstB, with the translated sequence MNRSRTTTAPLERPAELAALVADLEAMLTRLRLTAIRDRLDNLREALAWLCGAEVSRKDQSRFEMAMRLARFPCVRTLGGFEFEAQPSIDPAQIRELATCRWIANGDNLVLLGPPGVGKTPLEVALGREAIRLGHSVLFCSAAELIGSLARAQQQGELARQLTYYGKPRLLIIDELGYLPLEHDAAYLFFQLISRRYEQGSVLISSNRAVTEWGEVFGDQVVATAILDRLLHHSHVLTIRGDSYRLREKRRSGLIRSPQATAPSSGANSSASPSPEEKS
- a CDS encoding calcium-binding protein, with translation MGSGGWGGVTLEGGGGDDILMNWAGFRNWNEATPETLFSYDHNMGATPDLMLGGGGDDLIMTGYGSDTVNGGDGNDVIWVEGTGKYTWSDEDDEFIFDQNVLTGGAGSDTFIVSTFAQQMLSYEFDPGGFRSYHEATDWTEETRDWGLQIGSYVPVIGDLVDFVGFSAKKISGYTTPTYGGSGWTPPSLTIDIPAPEKSQIITDFNPLEDVLIVDLVPENDTRLSFEAKDPQQGYGFFVSQRNIATPLLDVTLNLDEVKEQLGNAYGSLSDRDLSEALLNSIQRSYLYLDGANDSVATGAQLDNAVSTDLGWLGHNQMASFGAVGAPLLEMGGLVNINHLTGTNGAELIAGFSTESWRPESPLNHDVSLYGFGGDDILMGGGGNNQLHGGDGNDTAFYNTDLAGNRRAFGITVDMADTTTVSWGNGNSGTYFTVDHGTVADITNAQAFTDQLFDIENITGSMFDDVIRGDDNDNILTSGEGDDILAGRGGADTFVLSGGSNTIEDASGEDSVEILADAYSFSGSQPAFLISEIDRNGDRTITSSGGDLVATLNDQETSSFDPITGIRVIDADGNSLDADLTFDVPVDPPIDPELPGTDPLPGDPITGTDGNDILMGTDAADTFHWSAGNDLVKGFSFEHGDLFHITADTSYAIVQSGSDAQLVTDFGTTTFVGVSADQLVAEQSVVIV